From one Caldichromatium japonicum genomic stretch:
- a CDS encoding KpsF/GutQ family sugar-phosphate isomerase — protein sequence MSERRRLGTLPLALSTVQIERLMRLGRAVIETEAQAVAALAERVDDSFALACRYMLACEGRIVVLGMGKSGHIGSKIAATLASTGSPAFFVHPGEASHGDLGMITARDVVLAISNSGETEELLTILPVLKRLGVPLIALTGRADSTLARSADVHLDVSVTTEACPLGLAPTASTTAALAMGDALAIALLEQRGFTAEDFARSHPGGRLGRRLLLHVADVMHQGERVPAVPSGTTVLKALEEMSRKGLGMTAVLAADGGLLGVFTDGDLRRALDRGVEVRHTPVDAVMTSPCVTIRSGALAIEAVQLMEMRAINGLLVVDSAGRLVGALNMHDLLRASVV from the coding sequence ATGAGCGAACGCCGCAGACTCGGCACCCTACCCCTTGCCCTCTCCACCGTCCAGATCGAGCGGCTCATGCGTCTCGGTCGGGCAGTGATCGAGACCGAGGCTCAAGCGGTCGCCGCCCTGGCCGAGCGGGTGGACGACAGCTTTGCCTTGGCCTGCCGCTATATGCTGGCCTGCGAGGGGCGCATCGTGGTGCTCGGCATGGGCAAATCCGGACATATCGGCAGCAAGATCGCCGCCACCTTGGCCAGCACCGGCAGCCCCGCCTTCTTTGTCCACCCCGGCGAGGCCAGCCATGGGGATCTCGGGATGATCACGGCGCGCGATGTGGTGCTGGCCATCTCGAACTCAGGCGAGACCGAGGAGCTGTTGACCATCCTACCCGTCCTCAAGCGCCTGGGTGTGCCCTTGATCGCCCTCACCGGGCGAGCCGACTCGACCTTGGCCCGTAGCGCCGATGTCCATCTGGATGTCAGCGTGACGACGGAGGCCTGTCCGCTCGGTCTGGCACCGACTGCCAGCACCACGGCGGCCCTGGCCATGGGCGATGCCCTGGCGATTGCCTTGCTTGAACAGCGCGGCTTCACGGCTGAGGACTTCGCCCGCTCCCACCCAGGCGGACGATTGGGCCGGCGCTTGCTGCTCCATGTCGCTGACGTGATGCATCAAGGCGAGCGCGTACCGGCGGTACCCAGTGGAACAACGGTGCTCAAGGCCCTGGAGGAGATGTCGCGCAAGGGCCTGGGGATGACCGCGGTGCTTGCCGCAGATGGGGGACTGCTCGGGGTCTTCACCGATGGTGACCTGCGCCGCGCGCTCGACCGTGGGGTCGAGGTCCGCCACACCCCCGTCGATGCGGTCATGACCTCGCCCTGTGTCACCATCCGCTCAGGGGCGCTGGCCATCGAGGCGGTTCAGCTCATGGAGATGCGTGCGATCAACGGTCTCTTGGTGGTCGATAGCGCTGGCCGTCTAGTAGGGGCACTCAATATGCATGACCTGTTGCGCGCCAGTGTCGTTTGA
- a CDS encoding lipopolysaccharide biosynthesis protein: MSLFRHLLFHAFKWSAAGELASRVIQPLVFLILVRILTPEDFGVVAAATMIINFSQVFWEAGMSKALIQRQKDVHEAADVAFWINVALGAVVGGLVFSLAEPVAHHLFQDDRVTLVLQVMVLQIVLAALASVHTALLQKEFHFKRLFWVRLLTVALPAFASIPMALTGGSYWALVAGTLLGQAVQTTVLWRVHVWRPRWAFDFQIAREMAGFGAWVALSGLLAWFYVWADTLVVGMYLGAHDLGLYRTGNQFVIMLFGIIFAPLLPVLYSHLSEIQADRERLKATYVRVVKASILVAIPIAFILFAAAEPLGVLIFGEAWTGIGFVIGAMALMHGVAWVVGANGEVYRAIGKPAYETIVNATFLLIYMIGYLWSIRHGFEAFVWARFALAAAANAMHLILVRHLLGISLAPLIRFFALITLAASAAIPVGMVLSRHVDGLFAQAAATVAIGMLAILSALFILGEGRTIRRLLSSHRR; encoded by the coding sequence ATGAGCCTCTTTCGCCACCTCCTTTTTCATGCCTTCAAGTGGTCGGCCGCTGGTGAGCTGGCGTCACGAGTCATCCAGCCCCTCGTTTTCTTGATCCTAGTCCGCATACTCACGCCCGAGGATTTTGGCGTGGTCGCTGCCGCCACCATGATTATCAATTTTTCCCAGGTATTTTGGGAGGCCGGGATGTCCAAGGCGCTGATCCAGCGCCAGAAAGATGTCCACGAAGCTGCCGACGTCGCCTTCTGGATCAATGTTGCTTTGGGCGCTGTGGTCGGTGGGCTGGTTTTCAGCCTCGCCGAACCGGTCGCCCACCATCTATTCCAGGACGATCGTGTCACCTTGGTCTTGCAGGTCATGGTCCTGCAGATTGTTCTCGCTGCGCTGGCCTCCGTGCACACTGCACTTCTGCAAAAGGAGTTCCATTTTAAGCGTCTGTTTTGGGTGCGGCTGCTGACCGTCGCGCTGCCTGCGTTCGCGTCGATCCCGATGGCGCTCACCGGAGGCTCCTATTGGGCGCTGGTGGCCGGCACCCTCCTCGGGCAGGCCGTTCAGACAACAGTGTTGTGGCGCGTACATGTATGGCGACCGAGATGGGCTTTCGATTTCCAGATCGCGCGCGAAATGGCCGGGTTCGGGGCGTGGGTGGCCCTGTCCGGTTTGCTGGCCTGGTTCTATGTCTGGGCCGACACCCTCGTGGTCGGCATGTACCTCGGGGCCCACGACCTCGGCCTCTACCGGACGGGTAACCAGTTCGTCATCATGCTGTTCGGTATCATCTTTGCTCCTCTATTGCCTGTGCTATACAGCCACCTTTCAGAGATTCAGGCCGACAGGGAGCGATTGAAGGCCACCTATGTGCGGGTCGTGAAGGCGAGCATCCTGGTGGCAATCCCGATCGCGTTCATCCTGTTCGCGGCCGCGGAGCCGCTCGGGGTGCTTATATTCGGTGAGGCATGGACTGGTATTGGGTTTGTGATCGGGGCGATGGCACTGATGCATGGTGTAGCGTGGGTTGTCGGGGCCAACGGCGAGGTCTATCGTGCGATTGGGAAACCGGCCTATGAAACCATCGTTAACGCCACATTTCTATTGATATACATGATTGGTTATCTCTGGAGTATCCGGCATGGTTTCGAGGCGTTTGTCTGGGCCCGTTTTGCCTTAGCCGCTGCTGCAAACGCCATGCATTTGATTCTTGTCCGGCACCTGCTAGGCATAAGTCTGGCGCCGCTAATCAGGTTTTTTGCCTTGATCACACTAGCGGCGTCTGCAGCCATACCTGTTGGTATGGTGCTATCGCGTCACGTCGATGGCTTGTTTGCGCAAGCGGCAGCGACGGTCGCCATAGGTATGCTGGCTATCCTTAGTGCCCTCTTCATACTCGGCGAGGGACGGACGATCAGACGCCTGCTCAGCAGTCACAGAAGATAG
- a CDS encoding class I SAM-dependent methyltransferase has product MDLLLQHKIGTLMMAPMILRHLSGFRIASHLTISERALLYHLAASVSPGPILEIGSYLGASAYFLAAGRLSSGRSGQVLCVDTWNNDAMSEGRRDTYAKFMANTRRFSGYIVPIRGFSHAVVDQVRRLAPNGLAMLFVDGDHSWEGSKRDWDAYRGLLQPGAVMAFHDIGWAEGVQRIVRDEVEPLVNESGSLPNLWWGRLAR; this is encoded by the coding sequence ATGGATTTACTGCTCCAACACAAGATTGGCACCTTGATGATGGCGCCAATGATATTGCGACACTTATCTGGTTTTCGCATTGCATCCCATTTAACAATTTCCGAGAGGGCGCTTCTTTATCATCTTGCTGCTTCAGTGTCGCCCGGGCCAATCCTTGAAATAGGCTCCTATCTCGGTGCCTCAGCGTATTTTCTCGCGGCCGGAAGACTCTCTTCCGGAAGATCGGGGCAGGTGCTCTGCGTGGATACGTGGAACAACGATGCTATGAGCGAGGGCAGACGAGATACCTATGCGAAATTCATGGCCAACACCCGCAGATTTTCCGGTTACATCGTACCGATACGCGGGTTCAGCCACGCGGTCGTGGACCAAGTCCGTCGACTGGCACCGAATGGGCTTGCGATGTTGTTTGTCGATGGCGATCACTCGTGGGAGGGGAGCAAGCGCGATTGGGACGCTTACCGAGGGCTGCTGCAGCCGGGAGCAGTGATGGCATTCCATGACATCGGCTGGGCGGAGGGGGTCCAGCGTATCGTGCGCGACGAGGTCGAACCGCTCGTAAACGAATCCGGTTCGTTGCCAAACCTGTGGTGGGGCAGGTTGGCACGATGA
- a CDS encoding glycosyltransferase family 2 protein encodes MISVIVPTRNRAHLLSRALQSIAAQTLAREHFEVIVVDNGSTDETARVVADHALRLSNLRSVRELRPGLHAGRHRGLREARGDLLVFVDDDIEAVPGWLAAIVEAFADPEVVMVGGNNLPRFEQTPPGWLLRLWERPVYGGQAIPWLSILRLPDGIRLIAPTYVWGCNFAIRRQTLLDAGGFHPDAMPRELIRFRGDGETHVSRQVAALGLKCLFHSGATVFHFVSAARMTFGYFRQRAFDQGISDSFADLRLGRRTAWLGLRSFALFASRWLRSSLEMNPELRELRRCMAVGYREGYDFHQRAYREDIEVRNWVMKTNFF; translated from the coding sequence ATGATTTCGGTAATCGTTCCGACCCGAAATCGCGCGCATCTGCTCAGCCGCGCTTTGCAGTCGATTGCCGCTCAGACCTTAGCGAGGGAGCATTTCGAAGTGATCGTGGTGGATAACGGTTCCACGGACGAAACCGCCCGAGTCGTCGCGGATCATGCGTTGCGCCTGTCCAACCTGCGCAGTGTCCGGGAGCTGCGGCCTGGTCTGCATGCCGGCCGGCATCGAGGGTTGCGGGAAGCGCGCGGTGACCTTCTCGTCTTTGTCGATGACGATATCGAGGCGGTACCTGGGTGGCTTGCTGCCATTGTCGAGGCTTTTGCCGATCCCGAGGTGGTCATGGTGGGCGGCAACAACCTTCCCCGCTTCGAGCAAACACCGCCCGGTTGGCTTTTGCGTTTATGGGAGCGTCCGGTATACGGTGGTCAGGCCATTCCTTGGCTCAGCATTCTGCGGCTGCCGGATGGGATTCGTCTAATCGCTCCGACGTATGTTTGGGGCTGCAATTTTGCAATCCGTCGACAGACGCTGCTCGATGCGGGAGGTTTTCATCCGGACGCCATGCCGCGCGAGTTGATTCGGTTTCGAGGCGACGGCGAGACCCATGTGTCTCGTCAGGTCGCGGCCTTGGGGTTAAAGTGTTTGTTCCATTCGGGGGCCACGGTTTTTCATTTTGTCAGTGCGGCACGCATGACGTTCGGGTACTTTCGCCAGCGCGCATTCGATCAGGGGATTTCGGATTCTTTTGCTGATCTGCGCCTTGGACGGCGGACGGCTTGGCTTGGGTTGCGGTCTTTTGCCCTGTTTGCCAGTCGCTGGCTCCGTTCCAGTTTAGAGATGAACCCCGAGCTGAGGGAATTGCGCCGTTGCATGGCGGTTGGTTATCGTGAGGGATATGACTTTCATCAACGCGCGTACCGGGAGGATATCGAGGTGCGCAATTGGGTGATGAAAACAAACTTTTTTTAA
- a CDS encoding DegT/DnrJ/EryC1/StrS family aminotransferase, which translates to MSHVPVNEPLLDGNEAKYLQECIETGWISSEGPFVARLENGLAQYVGRQHGIAVCNGTAALDIALAALGIGPGDEVILPTFTIISCIGQIVRAGVRPVLVDSDPETWNMDVTQIKAKVTPHTKAIMAVHIFGLPVDMDPLLEIAREYGLAVIEDAAEMHGQTYKGRPCGSFGDLSTFSFYPNKLITTGEGGMIVTDDAALAERCRSLRNLCFKPEKRFVHDELGWNYRMSNVQAALGVAQLERLNEFVARKRRMGARYSELLAGMPGLQLPLARTDYAENIYWVFGVVLTDEMPFDAEEAMRRLAAKGIGTRPFFWPMHEQPVLRRIGLFEGEHYPVAERLARRGFYVPSGLALTEAQQDQVIAALKEVLPG; encoded by the coding sequence ATGAGCCACGTCCCCGTCAACGAACCGCTGCTCGATGGTAACGAGGCCAAGTATCTCCAGGAGTGTATCGAGACTGGCTGGATCTCGTCCGAGGGCCCCTTCGTCGCCCGTCTGGAAAACGGATTGGCTCAATATGTCGGGCGCCAGCATGGGATCGCCGTTTGCAATGGCACGGCCGCACTGGACATCGCTCTCGCCGCGCTCGGGATCGGTCCCGGCGACGAGGTCATCCTGCCGACCTTTACGATCATCTCCTGTATCGGCCAGATCGTGCGTGCCGGGGTGAGGCCGGTCTTGGTCGACAGCGACCCCGAGACCTGGAACATGGATGTCACGCAGATCAAGGCCAAGGTCACTCCGCATACCAAGGCCATCATGGCGGTACACATTTTCGGGCTTCCGGTGGATATGGACCCGTTGCTGGAGATTGCGCGGGAGTATGGGCTCGCGGTGATCGAGGACGCTGCCGAGATGCACGGCCAGACCTATAAGGGCAGGCCGTGCGGGAGCTTTGGCGATCTCTCTACCTTCAGCTTTTATCCAAACAAGCTCATCACCACCGGCGAAGGAGGGATGATTGTCACCGACGATGCTGCCCTGGCCGAGCGCTGCCGTTCTTTACGCAATCTTTGCTTCAAGCCGGAAAAGCGGTTCGTCCACGACGAGCTAGGATGGAACTACCGGATGAGCAACGTCCAGGCCGCGCTGGGGGTAGCGCAATTGGAGCGGCTGAATGAGTTCGTCGCACGCAAGCGGCGCATGGGGGCGCGCTATTCCGAGCTGCTTGCAGGGATGCCCGGACTGCAACTGCCATTGGCGAGAACCGACTACGCCGAAAACATTTATTGGGTATTCGGTGTGGTGTTGACCGATGAGATGCCTTTCGACGCTGAAGAGGCTATGCGAAGACTGGCGGCGAAAGGGATCGGTACACGTCCGTTCTTCTGGCCGATGCATGAGCAGCCGGTACTGCGCCGGATAGGATTGTTCGAGGGTGAGCACTACCCTGTTGCGGAGAGGCTGGCGCGACGCGGTTTTTATGTCCCGAGCGGTTTGGCATTGACAGAGGCGCAGCAGGATCAGGTGATCGCGGCCCTGAAAGAGGTGTTGCCTGGGTGA
- a CDS encoding class I SAM-dependent DNA methyltransferase encodes MKETVFDAYAAYYDLLYRDKDYAAEVDYVHALIKHYVPAGRDLLELGCGTGRHAEALARLGYRVTGVDRSDAMVAQARLRAPGLTFVQGDLCDFRTGRTFDVVLALFHVMSYQTTNADLIAAFKTAAAHLAPGGVFIFDCWYGPGVLSDPPTTRVKRLHGDGVEVTRIAEPVHYPDANRVDVHYEVIVESQAGIQRIREVHPMRYLFTPEVDLLLDAAGMRRLAAQRWLDGRALGADAWNACYIAGR; translated from the coding sequence ATGAAAGAAACGGTATTCGATGCCTATGCGGCCTATTACGATTTGCTGTACCGGGACAAGGACTACGCGGCGGAGGTGGACTATGTCCACGCCCTGATCAAGCACTATGTCCCTGCCGGTCGTGATCTCCTCGAACTCGGCTGCGGAACCGGGCGCCACGCAGAGGCGTTGGCACGGCTCGGCTATCGTGTGACCGGGGTGGATCGCAGCGATGCGATGGTGGCGCAGGCGCGCCTGCGTGCCCCGGGTCTGACGTTCGTGCAAGGCGACCTGTGTGATTTTCGGACAGGACGGACATTCGACGTGGTGCTCGCACTGTTTCATGTGATGAGCTACCAGACCACGAATGCCGATTTGATCGCCGCATTCAAGACGGCCGCGGCGCATCTTGCGCCGGGCGGGGTTTTTATTTTCGATTGCTGGTATGGTCCGGGCGTGCTGAGTGACCCGCCTACAACCCGGGTCAAGCGGTTGCATGGGGACGGCGTCGAGGTTACCCGTATCGCGGAGCCGGTGCATTATCCCGATGCAAACCGGGTGGATGTGCATTACGAGGTGATCGTGGAAAGCCAGGCGGGCATACAGCGCATCCGCGAGGTCCACCCGATGCGTTATCTCTTCACCCCGGAGGTCGATCTCTTACTCGATGCCGCGGGTATGAGACGGCTAGCGGCACAGCGGTGGCTGGACGGGCGCGCACTCGGCGCCGATGCCTGGAATGCCTGTTACATCGCTGGGCGATGA
- a CDS encoding glycosyltransferase family 4 protein produces MKRVGIYLGFPPEGGGAFQYAQSVLSALSALPSTQYRIVVAYSHPAWASRLDGCDAQVERIWVHEGLLDSAIRAGLRFGFPLSLWRLMAPAIHPLTRCLRHATCDLWVFPAQDVWTYAIPVPALGVVHDLMHRYESRFPEVSAFGLYQRRERHYRRLCRHTRGVLVDSEVGRRQLIESYHPPPGRVHVLPYVAPAYMQVEATPAGFDERYRLPERFIFYPAQFWEHKNHVRLLEALAMLRPELPDLHLVFVGSAKNAYRRVLETIDRHGLADRVKILGYVPDEDMPEFYRRALALIMPTFFGPTNIPPLEAMVAGCPMAISAIYGMPEQVGDAALLFDPGSVEGIAEAMRKLATDDALRRRLAAAGREHAGRWAQPQFGGRLAEIIDTVLQQ; encoded by the coding sequence ATGAAGCGGGTCGGTATCTATTTGGGGTTCCCGCCAGAGGGCGGTGGCGCTTTCCAGTATGCGCAATCGGTGTTGTCGGCATTGTCGGCGCTTCCTAGCACGCAGTACCGGATCGTTGTCGCGTATTCGCACCCGGCGTGGGCGTCGAGGCTCGATGGCTGCGATGCGCAGGTCGAGCGGATTTGGGTCCATGAGGGTTTGCTGGATTCGGCGATCAGGGCAGGCTTGCGGTTTGGGTTTCCATTGTCGCTTTGGCGCCTGATGGCACCGGCCATTCATCCCCTGACGCGCTGCCTGCGTCACGCCACCTGCGATCTGTGGGTATTCCCGGCCCAGGATGTCTGGACCTATGCGATTCCCGTTCCGGCCCTCGGTGTTGTTCACGACCTGATGCATCGCTACGAGTCCCGCTTTCCGGAGGTCTCCGCCTTTGGCCTGTACCAGCGGCGGGAGAGACACTATCGGCGGCTTTGTCGTCATACGCGCGGTGTGCTCGTGGATTCCGAGGTGGGCAGGCGCCAGCTGATCGAGTCCTACCATCCCCCGCCCGGTCGCGTGCATGTGCTGCCCTATGTTGCGCCTGCTTACATGCAGGTCGAGGCCACGCCTGCCGGTTTCGACGAGCGTTACCGCTTGCCGGAGAGATTCATCTTTTATCCGGCGCAATTCTGGGAACACAAGAATCATGTTCGGCTGCTGGAGGCGCTGGCCATGCTGCGCCCCGAGTTGCCAGACCTCCATCTAGTTTTCGTGGGCTCGGCAAAAAATGCTTACCGTCGGGTATTAGAAACCATCGATCGGCACGGACTGGCCGATCGCGTGAAGATCCTTGGCTACGTCCCGGACGAGGATATGCCCGAGTTTTATCGGCGTGCGCTTGCCCTGATCATGCCGACATTCTTCGGGCCGACGAATATCCCGCCGCTGGAAGCGATGGTGGCAGGGTGCCCGATGGCCATATCCGCTATCTATGGGATGCCGGAACAGGTGGGTGACGCTGCCCTGCTGTTCGATCCCGGGTCGGTTGAGGGGATTGCCGAGGCCATGCGCAAACTTGCTACGGATGACGCATTGCGCCGGCGTCTGGCCGCCGCCGGTCGGGAACATGCGGGGCGATGGGCACAGCCGCAGTTTGGAGGTCGGCTTGCGGAGATCATCGATACAGTTCTTCAACAATGA
- a CDS encoding glycosyltransferase family 4 protein has product MKILFLSKRRPQGRDLFTQPYGRFFHLPQLLVERGHEAHLLLLGYRHEPAQTRCIDGLHVHTVPALPWGPWSYLAKAHALCTTFVPDWVVGFSDTWYGILATRLAAKHGCKSLIDAYDNYESYIPWARPLHSAWRRALARADVVTAAGPQLAEWMRITSGRDYVEVVPMAADPVFMPLPKAECRRALGLPLDRTLVGYSGSLHPNRGVDQLFSVYARLREYDPRIQLVLSGRLAKGVELPVGVHWLGYRPAEQVPQIVNSLDLMFVFNQPSAFGNYSYPAKLYEAMACGVSVVASNVPGTAWILQDHPEMLACAGDVEDFTNKAAALLAQKNRIYSQPAGWELAAQRFESLLGKR; this is encoded by the coding sequence ATGAAGATACTTTTTCTCAGCAAACGCAGGCCCCAGGGGCGTGATCTTTTCACCCAGCCTTACGGACGGTTTTTTCATCTTCCCCAGTTGTTGGTCGAGCGTGGACATGAGGCACATCTGCTGCTACTGGGGTATCGGCATGAGCCTGCCCAGACGCGTTGTATCGACGGGCTTCATGTTCACACAGTCCCAGCGCTTCCATGGGGGCCTTGGTCCTATCTGGCGAAGGCCCATGCGCTTTGCACGACGTTTGTGCCCGACTGGGTCGTCGGCTTTTCCGACACCTGGTACGGCATCCTTGCTACGCGATTGGCAGCAAAGCATGGCTGCAAATCGCTGATCGATGCCTACGACAACTACGAAAGTTACATCCCGTGGGCGCGTCCGCTGCATTCCGCCTGGCGGCGCGCGCTTGCGCGTGCCGACGTGGTGACCGCCGCCGGGCCACAACTGGCCGAGTGGATGCGCATAACTTCCGGGCGCGATTACGTCGAGGTGGTGCCGATGGCGGCAGACCCAGTTTTCATGCCACTACCGAAGGCGGAATGTCGGCGCGCACTGGGACTGCCGCTGGACCGGACGCTGGTGGGGTACTCCGGGTCCCTACACCCCAATCGTGGCGTCGACCAGCTCTTTTCAGTGTACGCGCGGCTCCGTGAGTACGACCCGCGGATTCAGCTGGTGTTGTCCGGGCGGCTCGCCAAAGGCGTTGAACTTCCGGTCGGGGTGCACTGGCTCGGTTACCGTCCGGCAGAGCAGGTGCCGCAAATCGTCAATAGCCTCGATCTGATGTTCGTATTCAATCAACCGAGTGCTTTCGGCAATTACAGTTATCCGGCCAAGCTTTACGAAGCCATGGCCTGCGGTGTGTCGGTGGTTGCCTCCAATGTGCCGGGTACGGCATGGATACTGCAGGATCATCCCGAAATGCTCGCTTGCGCGGGCGATGTGGAGGATTTCACAAACAAGGCGGCAGCATTGCTCGCTCAAAAAAATCGCATATATTCGCAACCTGCGGGATGGGAGCTGGCGGCGCAACGCTTTGAGTCATTGTTAGGGAAACGTTGA